In the genome of bacterium, one region contains:
- a CDS encoding ABC transporter permease, whose amino-acid sequence MSNSITNSSLYQLFLMNSRMLYRNWTGLFFTLVMPVVIYVALSVLPIGDLVGARVSYSQFVLPGIIAMTIMQGGIYSLAYWMIDLKSRNVIKRFLVTPLKTFELIASVLLSRVLVAMAQVLFLSVIGWIFFGATVGSSLWFALGFAALGAPIFLLIGLLISTFADSYEAAAPVTAAIGMPLLFLGNIFYPIEVLPRVFQLIAKLLPTTYLADGIRSVYLNTGTWGDWGHNALILIIWLVVMVVLCGWFFRLKE is encoded by the coding sequence ATGAGCAATTCTATTACTAACTCATCTTTGTACCAATTATTTTTAATGAACTCCAGGATGCTTTATCGCAACTGGACTGGTTTATTTTTTACTTTAGTGATGCCGGTCGTTATTTATGTAGCGCTGTCGGTTCTGCCGATTGGCGATTTAGTCGGTGCGCGCGTGAGTTACTCGCAGTTTGTGCTTCCAGGAATTATTGCCATGACTATTATGCAGGGTGGTATCTACTCTTTGGCATACTGGATGATCGATCTGAAATCGCGAAATGTAATTAAAAGATTTTTGGTTACCCCTTTAAAAACTTTTGAATTAATAGCTAGCGTACTATTGAGTAGGGTTTTGGTGGCTATGGCTCAGGTATTATTCTTAAGCGTGATCGGTTGGATATTTTTTGGCGCCACAGTCGGTTCTAGCTTATGGTTTGCTTTGGGTTTCGCAGCGCTGGGTGCACCAATCTTTTTGCTAATCGGTTTGCTGATTTCAACTTTTGCAGATTCTTACGAAGCCGCCGCACCAGTCACTGCTGCTATCGGCATGCCATTACTATTTTTGGGAAATATTTTTTATCCAATCGAGGTCTTGCCGAGGGTTTTTCAACTGATTGCCAAGTTGCTGCCGACTACATATTTAGCGGATGGAATTCGCAGCGTATACTTGAACACGGGTACATGGGGCGATTGGGGTCATAATGCTCTTATTCTTATAATTTGGCTGGTAGTTATGGTTGTCTTGTGTGGTTGGTTTTTCCGTTTAAAAGAGTAA
- a CDS encoding ABC transporter ATP-binding protein, which produces MSKVIEVVNLKKSYPLPKQDRKNGETIFEAVKGTSFEVHEGEIFGILGPNGAGKTTTLEIIEGLKEQTAGTVKVLGLDNVKDNAAIKKQIGVQLQSSEYIAQMTLAELLTLFAGLYGKPADVDRLLGFVNLESKKHSLVKDLSGGQKQRFTLASALVNDPKVLFLDEPTTGLDPRARRDVWDLVKKINESGITIVLTTHYMEEAEYLCDRVAIMDSGTILAINNPKQLIEDLSHTTQISFLTEDEINESIWKEIPEIEKVYSNYPKVVLEIKRLDVVGDVVNLLRQKNIAFSSFTLRTASLEDVYLDLTGKVFED; this is translated from the coding sequence ATGTCTAAAGTAATAGAGGTCGTAAATTTAAAGAAATCTTACCCACTCCCAAAGCAGGATCGCAAGAACGGCGAGACTATTTTTGAAGCAGTAAAGGGAACATCTTTCGAAGTTCATGAAGGTGAGATTTTTGGCATACTTGGCCCTAACGGAGCTGGCAAGACTACAACTTTAGAAATCATTGAAGGATTAAAGGAACAGACTGCAGGCACTGTAAAAGTGTTGGGCTTGGATAATGTTAAGGACAATGCTGCTATAAAAAAGCAGATTGGCGTGCAATTGCAATCTAGCGAATATATTGCCCAAATGACATTAGCCGAACTTTTGACCTTATTTGCCGGTTTATACGGCAAGCCGGCCGATGTAGACAGATTGCTTGGTTTTGTAAATTTGGAGTCAAAAAAGCACTCTTTAGTTAAAGATTTATCAGGAGGGCAAAAGCAGCGCTTTACTTTAGCTTCCGCTTTGGTTAATGATCCGAAGGTTTTGTTTTTAGATGAGCCTACCACTGGCTTGGATCCGCGCGCTCGCCGCGACGTATGGGATCTTGTTAAAAAGATCAACGAATCTGGCATAACTATCGTGTTAACCACTCATTATATGGAAGAGGCTGAGTATCTGTGCGACCGTGTGGCCATTATGGATTCCGGAACAATCTTAGCTATTAATAATCCCAAGCAGCTCATCGAGGACTTGTCACACACCACTCAAATTTCATTTTTAACCGAAGACGAGATTAATGAATCTATCTGGAAGGAGATTCCGGAAATAGAAAAAGTTTACAGTAACTATCCGAAGGTTGTTTTAGAAATCAAGCGCTTGGATGTGGTGGGCGATGTGGTAAACTTGCTGCGCCAGAAGAATATTGCTTTTAGCAGTTTCACCTTGCGCACAGCTAGTTTGGAAGATGTGTATTTGGATCTAACAGGTAAAGTTTTTGAAGACTAA
- the uvrB gene encoding excinuclease ABC subunit UvrB, whose amino-acid sequence MKFKLETKYKPSGDQPQAIEGLVSSLERGFKHQTLLGVTGSGKTFTMANIVNKIQRPTLVICHNKTLAAQLASEFQEFFPDNAVHYFVSYYDYYQPEAYIPRSDTFIEKETQINEEIDRLRNAATTSLMSRSDVLIVASVSCIYGLGNPADYLDLSLELKKGQNYKRDRLLARLTDMQYGRNDYDLRRGTYRAQGDTLEIVLASEDTVITLRFFGDELEQIERRHMISGEVLEELSYIKVFPAKHFATTDEKVHTAMDKIRVELRQRLAELRKEGKILEAARLEQRTNFDLEMLSNTGFVGGIENYSRHLDGRGPGDPPATLIDYFPDDFLLFIDESHQTIPQIGAMYNGDRSRKTTLVDYGFRLPSAMDNRPLKFEEFEGKVHQAVYVSATPGPYEIRKSLEENEFIGSSKIAKSKAKLPPIEELQKTVIVEQINRPTGLLDPTIEIQPIKNQVDHLLEQIRLRVSQNQRVLVTTLSKRMAEELAAYIAEAGIKAQYLHSEVDTFDRLEILRDLRLGVYDVIIGINLLREGLDLPEVSLVAILDADKEGFLRSETSFMQIMGRAARHLNGHVIMYADRITKSMKAAIDETTRRRKVQEDYNAKHGITPESIQKAIADSRLAGTKESLPGIQEGQIDASKLSGDEVKLYIEELNDQMELASQNLEFELAAKLRDQIAELKQLHKLKKKR is encoded by the coding sequence ATGAAGTTCAAATTGGAAACAAAATACAAGCCTTCGGGAGACCAACCTCAAGCAATTGAGGGTTTAGTTTCTTCTTTAGAACGCGGTTTTAAACACCAGACATTGCTTGGAGTAACAGGTTCGGGTAAAACTTTTACGATGGCCAACATCGTCAATAAAATCCAAAGGCCAACGTTGGTAATTTGCCATAACAAAACTTTAGCAGCGCAATTAGCCAGCGAGTTTCAGGAATTTTTTCCAGACAATGCGGTACACTACTTTGTTTCTTACTACGACTACTACCAACCAGAAGCCTACATCCCCCGCTCTGACACATTCATCGAAAAAGAAACTCAGATCAACGAAGAGATCGACCGCCTGCGAAACGCCGCGACAACTTCTTTAATGTCTCGCAGCGATGTATTAATAGTGGCGTCAGTATCTTGTATCTATGGTTTAGGCAACCCAGCCGACTACTTAGACTTGTCATTAGAACTCAAGAAGGGGCAAAACTATAAACGCGATCGCCTGCTGGCGCGCTTAACAGACATGCAATACGGACGCAACGATTACGATCTTCGCCGAGGCACATATCGCGCGCAGGGTGATACTTTAGAAATAGTTTTAGCTTCAGAAGATACAGTGATTACTTTACGGTTCTTTGGGGACGAATTAGAGCAGATCGAACGCCGTCATATGATTAGTGGCGAAGTTTTAGAGGAATTGTCATACATAAAAGTGTTCCCAGCCAAGCACTTTGCCACTACTGACGAAAAAGTCCATACCGCTATGGATAAAATCCGCGTCGAACTGCGACAGCGCCTGGCAGAATTACGCAAAGAAGGAAAAATTTTAGAAGCTGCCCGCTTGGAACAACGTACTAATTTTGACCTGGAAATGCTTAGCAATACGGGATTCGTGGGCGGTATAGAAAACTACTCGCGCCATTTGGACGGGCGCGGGCCAGGAGACCCCCCTGCAACCTTGATCGATTACTTCCCGGATGACTTCCTACTATTTATAGATGAATCTCACCAGACTATTCCGCAAATCGGCGCCATGTACAACGGCGACCGCTCCCGCAAAACCACTTTAGTAGATTATGGCTTTCGCCTACCCAGCGCGATGGACAATCGTCCGTTAAAGTTTGAAGAGTTTGAAGGCAAAGTCCATCAGGCAGTCTATGTTTCTGCTACTCCGGGACCATATGAAATAAGAAAGAGCTTAGAAGAAAATGAATTTATCGGTTCTTCTAAAATAGCTAAATCCAAGGCTAAGCTGCCGCCCATAGAAGAATTGCAAAAAACCGTAATAGTAGAGCAGATTAACCGCCCCACCGGATTACTCGACCCAACTATAGAAATCCAGCCGATTAAAAATCAGGTAGACCACTTGCTGGAGCAAATCCGTCTGCGTGTTTCGCAAAACCAGCGCGTATTAGTAACTACTCTTTCCAAGCGCATGGCCGAAGAACTGGCTGCCTACATAGCAGAGGCCGGCATTAAGGCTCAATACCTGCATAGCGAAGTTGATACGTTTGACCGTTTAGAAATTTTACGCGATCTGCGGTTGGGAGTTTACGATGTCATTATAGGCATTAACCTGCTTCGCGAAGGATTAGACCTGCCGGAAGTTTCTTTGGTGGCAATCTTAGACGCAGACAAAGAGGGCTTCTTGCGCAGCGAAACTTCTTTTATGCAGATCATGGGACGTGCAGCCCGCCACTTAAATGGCCATGTCATCATGTATGCCGATCGAATAACCAAATCCATGAAAGCTGCTATCGACGAGACCACCCGACGTCGCAAAGTGCAGGAAGACTACAACGCAAAGCATGGAATTACTCCAGAAAGCATTCAAAAAGCCATTGCTGATTCTCGCTTAGCTGGCACCAAAGAGAGCTTGCCGGGCATTCAAGAAGGCCAAATCGACGCCAGTAAGCTTAGCGGCGATGAAGTGAAGTTATATATAGAGGAGCTTAACGACCAGATGGAACTGGCATCTCAAAACTTGGAATTCGAGTTAGCAGCGAAATTGCGCGATCAAATTGCCGAGCTTAAGCAACTCCACAAGCTAAAAAAGAAGCGTTAA
- a CDS encoding UDP-N-acetylmuramoyl-L-alanyl-D-glutamate--2,6-diaminopimelate ligase has protein sequence MLKNVKNFIRPLIPKSLFKALQPVYHGLAATTAGWYYGNPSSELKVIGVTGTAGKSTTVMMLAHILNKTGHKTGYITTVGNFDGSTPIVNKQGLSMPAGSLIQKNLRDYLDKGCKFAVIEATSEGLAQNRHHGINFTGALFTNLSPAHIDSHGSFEKYRAAKGKLFASVNKSGVIGANTDDPNYQYFLNFSSSKKFGTSTREDKIAQTSVPVLRAENIIVSETGLGFEVEMNKFHLNLKGSFNISNALLAIGMAQFFGVSLAESSRALESFGTVPGRMETIPNNKQFTVIVDYAPEPKPLEESLRAAQLIEHNKLIHVFGATGGHRDVDKRFEFGKISAQFADTIIITNDDVYDSDPHEIAQNIQEGIKEAGPNKKVQKVMVELDRKAAIEKAVAVAKPGDLILITGKGSEQFLVLPGDKRISWDDRQIVKELLN, from the coding sequence ATGCTAAAAAATGTTAAAAACTTTATTCGCCCGTTAATTCCCAAATCACTGTTTAAAGCCTTGCAGCCTGTATATCATGGTTTGGCAGCTACAACTGCAGGATGGTATTACGGCAACCCAAGTTCTGAACTAAAGGTGATCGGTGTTACTGGAACCGCAGGAAAGTCCACCACGGTCATGATGCTGGCTCATATCCTGAACAAGACAGGCCACAAGACCGGTTACATCACTACGGTCGGAAATTTTGACGGTTCGACACCTATAGTAAATAAGCAGGGACTATCTATGCCGGCCGGGTCTTTGATCCAGAAAAATTTGCGCGACTATTTAGACAAAGGCTGTAAGTTTGCAGTTATAGAAGCGACAAGCGAAGGACTGGCGCAAAATCGCCATCACGGCATAAACTTTACCGGAGCTTTGTTTACCAACCTGTCCCCTGCTCATATAGATAGCCATGGCAGCTTCGAAAAATACCGGGCGGCTAAAGGAAAATTATTTGCTTCTGTAAACAAAAGCGGAGTCATTGGCGCAAACACTGACGATCCTAACTATCAGTACTTCTTAAACTTTAGTAGCTCTAAGAAATTCGGCACTTCTACCCGCGAAGATAAAATTGCGCAAACATCTGTGCCTGTACTGCGAGCGGAAAATATCATAGTATCGGAGACAGGCTTAGGATTTGAAGTTGAGATGAATAAATTTCATTTAAACCTTAAAGGTTCTTTTAATATCTCTAATGCCTTGTTAGCTATTGGCATGGCGCAGTTCTTTGGCGTAAGCCTGGCAGAATCCAGCCGCGCATTAGAATCTTTTGGCACTGTCCCGGGCAGAATGGAGACCATCCCTAACAATAAACAGTTTACGGTCATAGTTGATTACGCGCCAGAACCAAAACCACTCGAAGAATCGTTGCGGGCAGCTCAATTAATAGAGCATAATAAGCTGATTCATGTATTTGGCGCGACTGGAGGGCATCGGGACGTAGATAAGCGTTTTGAGTTTGGCAAGATCAGCGCGCAATTTGCCGATACGATTATTATCACCAACGACGACGTGTACGACAGCGATCCGCATGAAATTGCCCAGAATATTCAAGAAGGTATAAAAGAAGCCGGCCCAAATAAAAAAGTGCAGAAAGTCATGGTTGAATTAGACAGAAAAGCAGCGATAGAAAAAGCGGTTGCGGTTGCTAAGCCAGGTGATCTTATTCTAATCACCGGCAAAGGCAGTGAGCAGTTCTTGGTCCTCCCTGGGGATAAAAGAATTAGCTGGGACGATCGGCAAATAGTAAAGGAGCTGTTAAATTAA
- the ruvA gene encoding Holliday junction branch migration protein RuvA: MIAYLSGKILQKTTQYIILQLEGGVGYKLFVTPEVLERPLGSQVELYVHHKSSDDGQTLFGMPDFEGLLFFELLITVTGVGPKMALTIISSSKIDILQQAIINGDSDIFTRMSGVGKKTAERIILELKTKITGGILESSSGGSSDLFDALISLGYNPREVREAVTKVDSTLDTATQIKEALKLISKT; this comes from the coding sequence ATGATCGCCTACCTTTCTGGGAAAATCCTCCAAAAAACCACCCAATATATCATCCTCCAACTAGAGGGTGGTGTTGGGTATAAGCTATTTGTCACGCCTGAGGTTTTAGAACGACCCCTTGGGAGCCAAGTCGAGCTATACGTGCACCATAAAAGCAGTGATGATGGCCAAACTTTGTTTGGAATGCCCGATTTTGAGGGGTTACTGTTCTTTGAATTGCTTATCACTGTAACCGGCGTCGGTCCCAAAATGGCTTTGACTATTATTTCCAGTTCGAAAATAGATATTTTACAGCAGGCTATTATTAATGGAGATAGCGATATTTTTACGCGCATGTCCGGGGTAGGTAAAAAAACCGCCGAGAGAATTATTTTAGAGCTTAAGACTAAAATAACAGGCGGTATTTTGGAAAGTAGTTCCGGAGGCAGCAGCGACCTGTTCGACGCTTTAATTTCTTTAGGCTATAATCCGCGCGAAGTCCGAGAGGCAGTAACAAAGGTGGATAGCACTTTGGACACGGCAACTCAAATTAAGGAAGCTTTGAAATTAATCTCCAAAACGTAA
- a CDS encoding peptidoglycan bridge formation glycyltransferase FemA/FemB family protein, which translates to MNVVRLSDQEKQAYDQFVAVSSDGSFLQSWDWGNFQTLSQKTAVRYAVYENKKIIATAQLLKNKVPHLPGYYLYSAYGPVIADAEVKYSEEIIEQLINQIKIDFPDCWFIRLESKTDLNYEKHAAKTIRIQPGKTLVTDLTQSPDDLQEGMHNKTRYNIKVAAKHNIRVEPEVSVSPQHGFHIAEFIELLTNTSGRQKFKGHEEEYYKTLIDFFVLHYKGHDNKWGCKVSLYKALYEKRLVAAAIMIDHGNTRTYLFGGSSDSDKNLMAPYAIHWQAMMDAKNNGLKRYDWWGIETSSGKTPGFVKFKLRWGGSEVSYPPVIDVVLNKAWYLVYKLLRKINRLF; encoded by the coding sequence ATGAATGTAGTTCGATTGTCAGACCAAGAAAAACAAGCGTACGATCAATTTGTAGCCGTCTCCAGCGACGGTTCTTTTTTGCAGAGCTGGGACTGGGGCAACTTCCAAACTCTCTCTCAAAAAACTGCAGTGCGATACGCCGTGTATGAAAATAAAAAGATAATTGCAACAGCACAGTTACTAAAAAATAAAGTCCCTCACTTGCCCGGATACTATTTGTATTCGGCCTACGGTCCGGTTATCGCGGACGCAGAGGTAAAATACTCCGAAGAAATTATTGAACAGTTGATTAATCAAATTAAAATAGATTTTCCTGATTGCTGGTTCATAAGATTAGAGTCTAAGACAGATTTAAATTACGAAAAGCATGCTGCAAAAACTATTCGCATTCAGCCTGGCAAAACTTTAGTTACCGACTTAACACAGTCGCCAGACGATTTACAAGAAGGCATGCACAACAAGACTCGCTATAACATTAAAGTTGCGGCCAAACATAATATCCGAGTTGAACCGGAAGTGAGCGTTTCGCCTCAGCACGGCTTTCATATCGCAGAGTTCATAGAATTACTTACCAACACTAGCGGACGTCAAAAATTTAAAGGACATGAGGAAGAGTACTATAAAACCCTGATCGATTTCTTTGTGTTGCATTATAAAGGCCATGACAATAAATGGGGCTGCAAGGTATCTTTATACAAAGCCCTGTACGAAAAACGTTTAGTGGCAGCAGCGATTATGATCGACCACGGCAATACCCGCACTTATTTATTTGGTGGGAGCAGTGACTCCGACAAAAACCTAATGGCACCATATGCAATTCACTGGCAAGCTATGATGGATGCTAAAAACAATGGCTTAAAGCGGTATGACTGGTGGGGCATCGAAACATCCAGCGGCAAAACTCCTGGTTTCGTGAAGTTTAAATTACGATGGGGCGGATCCGAAGTCAGCTATCCCCCGGTTATAGATGTAGTGCTAAATAAAGCCTGGTACCTAGTATACAAGCTGCTTAGAAAAATAAATCGCTTATTCTAA
- a CDS encoding ABC transporter ATP-binding protein: MKQLTKQTLSIYWKATKPYFWPGVGLILFLLVAIAVDLLQPLAYRGLFNSLADSNAPISEATRYVYYIFGLGLGTFIAWRVITTIVDVYFDEIRIVLLNHAYKYTTNHSIAFFANSFVGSLVSKITRFERAYVRMVDEIVYGIGKTFVVLIATLVILAYKIPVASIIMAIWIVVYLVIMYKVSRYKVKFDLEASKQESATTAHIADTVTNNMNLKLFTAENYEYRKFTEITKKLYYDRLKPRIISNVIEGAQGLLMSILEFVILLIALRLWQQGQLTIGDFALLQGYLLTIFHHMWGIGRNIRNLYESTADANEMTDVLLTEHEVIDNSDAKKLKVKSGAIQFKNVGFEYKEGVKVLNNFELSILAGEKVALVGPSGGGKTTIVKLLMRFYDVTKGQILIDGQDSALVTQESLRKQISLVPQDPILFHRSLLENIRYGNSRATEKEVIAAAKAAHCHEFISKLADGYETLVGERGVKLSGGERQRVAIARAILKNAPILVLDEATSSLDSESEILIQDALKVLMKGKTTIVIAHRLSTIMSMDRIVVIEKGRVSEEGKHEELLKAKQGKYQKLWNIQAGGFN, encoded by the coding sequence ATGAAACAGCTCACGAAACAAACACTATCAATATATTGGAAAGCCACTAAGCCATATTTTTGGCCAGGTGTTGGTTTGATATTGTTTTTGCTTGTTGCAATTGCTGTAGATTTATTACAGCCCTTGGCTTACCGGGGCTTATTTAACTCGTTAGCTGACTCTAATGCTCCGATATCAGAGGCTACGAGGTATGTTTATTATATCTTCGGTTTGGGGCTCGGTACTTTTATTGCTTGGCGGGTAATTACCACAATAGTTGACGTGTATTTTGATGAGATTCGCATTGTTTTGCTGAATCACGCATATAAATACACCACCAATCATTCGATAGCATTTTTTGCAAATAGCTTTGTCGGGTCTCTGGTTTCCAAAATAACCCGTTTCGAAAGAGCTTATGTCCGCATGGTGGACGAGATAGTTTATGGCATAGGCAAAACCTTCGTGGTTTTAATAGCAACGCTGGTAATCTTAGCTTATAAGATCCCTGTGGCTTCTATTATCATGGCGATTTGGATCGTGGTTTACCTTGTAATTATGTATAAAGTCAGTCGTTATAAAGTAAAGTTCGACTTAGAAGCTTCGAAGCAGGAAAGCGCCACCACGGCGCACATCGCAGATACCGTTACCAACAACATGAATTTGAAGCTGTTCACTGCGGAAAATTATGAATACAGGAAATTCACGGAGATCACTAAAAAACTTTATTACGACAGGCTTAAACCGAGGATTATTAGCAATGTGATAGAAGGCGCTCAGGGTTTGTTGATGAGTATTTTGGAATTTGTGATTTTGCTTATTGCTCTAAGGCTTTGGCAGCAAGGCCAGTTAACTATCGGCGATTTTGCCCTACTTCAGGGTTATCTGTTAACAATCTTCCACCACATGTGGGGCATCGGCAGGAACATTCGAAATCTGTATGAATCAACCGCAGATGCCAATGAGATGACAGATGTATTACTCACCGAACATGAAGTGATTGATAATTCTGACGCCAAGAAACTAAAGGTAAAATCCGGAGCCATCCAATTCAAAAACGTCGGATTTGAATACAAGGAAGGGGTTAAAGTCTTAAACAATTTTGAACTGTCTATCCTGGCCGGAGAGAAGGTGGCTCTGGTGGGCCCATCTGGGGGAGGGAAAACAACTATAGTAAAATTATTGATGCGTTTTTATGATGTAACTAAGGGTCAAATACTGATTGACGGTCAAGATTCTGCTTTGGTTACCCAGGAATCTTTACGAAAACAAATATCATTGGTGCCACAAGACCCAATTTTATTTCACAGGTCCTTACTAGAAAATATCCGCTATGGTAATTCCCGTGCCACAGAAAAGGAAGTCATTGCAGCCGCTAAAGCGGCTCATTGCCACGAATTCATATCAAAACTGGCCGATGGCTACGAGACTTTAGTCGGAGAACGGGGGGTCAAGCTGTCCGGGGGAGAACGCCAGCGCGTCGCTATTGCTCGGGCAATTTTAAAAAATGCCCCTATCCTGGTTTTGGATGAAGCCACCAGTTCGCTGGATTCCGAATCAGAAATCTTAATCCAAGATGCATTAAAAGTGTTGATGAAGGGCAAGACTACAATTGTCATAGCTCACAGGCTTTCTACAATTATGTCCATGGATAGAATAGTTGTAATAGAGAAAGGCAGGGTCAGCGAAGAAGGCAAGCATGAGGAGTTGCTTAAAGCTAAGCAGGGCAAGTACCAAAAACTGTGGAATATTCAAGCAGGAGGCTTTAATTAG